A window of the Bacteroides thetaiotaomicron VPI-5482 genome harbors these coding sequences:
- a CDS encoding hemolysin family protein: MNIYISLLITMAFSAFFSGMEIAFVSVDKLRFEMERKGGITSRILSIFFKNSNEFISTMLVGNNIALVIYGILMAQIIGDNLLAGFIDNHFLMVLAQTVISTLIILVTGEFLPKTLFKINPNLVLNVAAIPLFICYVILYPVSKLSSGLSCLFLRIFGMKVNKDASDKAFGKVDLDYFVQSSIDNAANEEELDTEVKIFQNALDFSNIKIRDCIVPRTEVVAVDLTTSLDELKSRFIESGISKIIVYDGNIDNVVGFIHSSEMFRDPKDWRDNVKDVPIVPETMSAHKLMKLFMLQKRTIAVVVDEFGGTSGIVSLEDLVEEIFGDIEDEHDNTSYICKKIDEDEYVLSARLEIEKVNEMFGLDLPESDDYLTVGGLILNQYQSFPKLHELVRVGRYQFKIIKVTATKIELVRLKVME, translated from the coding sequence ATGAATATTTATATCTCTTTACTCATCACTATGGCTTTCTCCGCTTTCTTCTCAGGAATGGAGATCGCGTTTGTCTCAGTAGATAAGTTGCGCTTTGAAATGGAACGTAAGGGGGGAATCACATCCCGTATTCTTTCCATCTTTTTCAAGAACTCGAACGAATTTATCTCTACCATGCTGGTAGGAAACAATATAGCATTGGTTATCTATGGTATATTGATGGCACAGATCATCGGTGATAATCTGTTGGCTGGTTTTATTGATAACCACTTTCTGATGGTGTTGGCGCAGACCGTCATCTCTACTCTGATTATTTTGGTGACTGGAGAGTTTCTTCCTAAAACATTGTTTAAGATCAATCCCAATCTGGTCTTGAATGTTGCCGCTATTCCGCTTTTTATTTGTTATGTCATTTTATATCCTGTCTCGAAGTTATCTTCCGGTTTGTCTTGCCTTTTTCTTCGTATATTCGGTATGAAGGTAAATAAGGATGCTTCGGACAAGGCTTTCGGAAAAGTCGATCTGGACTACTTCGTGCAGAGTAGCATCGATAATGCTGCGAATGAAGAAGAATTGGATACGGAAGTGAAAATCTTTCAAAATGCACTTGATTTCTCAAACATAAAAATACGTGACTGTATCGTTCCGCGTACCGAAGTCGTTGCGGTTGACCTTACTACTTCGCTGGATGAACTCAAGAGTCGTTTTATAGAATCCGGGATCTCGAAGATCATTGTGTATGACGGAAATATCGATAATGTGGTCGGTTTTATTCATTCGTCGGAAATGTTTCGTGATCCGAAAGACTGGCGTGATAACGTGAAAGACGTGCCGATCGTACCCGAAACGATGTCTGCCCACAAACTGATGAAGCTGTTTATGTTGCAAAAGAGGACGATTGCCGTGGTAGTAGATGAGTTTGGAGGTACATCCGGCATTGTGTCGTTGGAAGATTTGGTAGAAGAAATATTTGGTGATATAGAAGATGAACATGACAATACTTCCTATATCTGCAAGAAAATTGACGAAGATGAATATGTTTTGTCCGCCCGTCTGGAGATAGAAAAAGTCAATGAAATGTTCGGACTTGATCTGCCCGAATCGGACGACTATCTGACGGTAGGCGGATTGATACTGAACCAATATCAGAGCTTCCCGAAACTGCACGAATTGGTACGTGTCGGCCGTTATCAGTTTAAAATAATCAAGGTGACAGCGACAAAAATAGAACTTGTACGCTTAAAAGTCATGGAATAA